A single region of the Rhizobium sp. NLR16a genome encodes:
- the hemH gene encoding ferrochelatase: MTADISLRPADHPAVNSGKIGVLLVNLGTPDGTDYTSMRRYLKEFLTDRRVIEWSPWKWYPILFGIVLNRRPQKVGKAYELIWNKEKNESYLRTYTRNQSELMTERLRDLDNVKVDWAMRYGTPSIASRIDALKQEGCDRIVLFPLYPQYAAATTATVNDKAFQKLLTMRWQPALRTVPDYHDNETYIEALAQSVERHISTLDWKPEMLLASFHGIPMSYFKQGDPYYCQCQKTGRLLRERLGLTKENFMVTFQSRFGPEEWLQPYTDKTVEKLAQDGVKRIAVINPGFVSDCLETLEEIAEQAAHSFHENGGDKFTHIPCLNDSEDGMKVLEKVVRRELQGWV; the protein is encoded by the coding sequence ATGACAGCAGATATTTCACTTCGCCCGGCGGACCATCCGGCCGTCAATTCAGGCAAGATCGGCGTGCTGCTGGTCAATCTCGGCACGCCCGACGGCACCGACTACACCTCGATGCGCCGCTATCTCAAGGAATTCCTGACCGATCGCCGCGTCATCGAATGGTCGCCCTGGAAGTGGTATCCGATCCTCTTTGGTATCGTGCTCAACAGACGCCCGCAGAAGGTCGGCAAGGCCTACGAGCTGATCTGGAACAAGGAGAAGAACGAAAGTTATCTCCGCACCTACACGCGCAACCAGTCGGAACTGATGACCGAGCGCCTACGGGATCTCGACAATGTCAAGGTCGACTGGGCGATGCGCTACGGCACGCCGTCGATCGCTTCGCGCATCGATGCGCTGAAGCAAGAAGGCTGCGATCGTATCGTGCTCTTCCCGCTCTACCCTCAATATGCGGCGGCAACGACCGCAACCGTCAACGACAAGGCCTTCCAGAAGCTGCTCACGATGCGCTGGCAACCGGCTCTGCGCACCGTGCCCGATTATCACGATAACGAGACCTACATCGAAGCCCTCGCCCAATCCGTCGAAAGACATATTTCCACGCTCGACTGGAAGCCGGAGATGCTGCTCGCCTCCTTCCATGGCATTCCGATGTCCTATTTCAAGCAGGGCGATCCCTATTACTGTCAATGTCAAAAGACCGGCCGCTTGTTGCGCGAGCGGCTCGGGCTCACCAAGGAAAACTTCATGGTCACCTTCCAGTCCCGCTTCGGGCCGGAAGAATGGCTGCAGCCCTATACAGACAAGACGGTGGAGAAGCTTGCCCAGGACGGCGTCAAGCGCATCGCCGTCATCAATCCCGGCTTCGTCTCCGACTGCCTGGAAACGCTGGAAGAAATCGCCGAACAAGCCGCGCATTCGTTCCACGAGAACGGCGGCGACAAGTTCACCCATATCCCCTGCCTCAACGACAGCGAAGACGGCATGAAGGTGCTGGAAAAGGTGGTCCGCCGCGAATTGCAGGGTTGGGTCTGA